The Lysinibacillus timonensis nucleotide sequence AGGCGTTTCCTCAATAATCTTATTTATTTTCGTCCAGTAAATTTGCATGACAAATCCCTCTTTTTCAATAATATATGGTCACTACCTAGTATACATTGAATGATAATTATTCTCAATTAAAAAGATTATTTGTTTCAATTAATCTATGTGATTTTAAATGAATTTGTTTATACTCGATAGATAATAGAAAAAATTTTTTACTATTGTCTACTTTCTCAACACTTCATTCGTTGTATAAGTGAGGAGGAAAATTATGAAACAGAAAAACGCATTCACCTCCTATCTAATTCACGTTGGAGAGGAAGTGTTTCTACTTTTACGCTCAAAAGGAGCATCAAAAGAAGATGCAGAAGACATTATCCAAAATACATTTTATAAAATTTATTCTATGTTAACTGACCTAGACGAGAAAGGAATTCGTCCATGGTTTTACCGGGTCGCCCTTAATGAATTTATTGATTTAAAGCGGAGAAGGTTTCAGCATAATACCCCACTTTCTGATGAAATCCAATCAAAATTAACGAGTGGGAATGCTGATTTTGAACAGCTTTTTAATCAAGATGAAATCATGTATTTGCTTAAAAATGTAAAAAAGGAATATAGAGAGATTTTCTTTTTGAAATATTACTACGACTTATCTTACGAGGAAATCGCACAATTACTTCATTTACAGGTGGATAATGTAAAACAAAAGTTATACCGAGCAAGAAAAACAATTCGTACAGAAGTTGGAGGGATTAAAGCATGGATTCACCGATTCAAAAAGCATTAACAAAAGCAAAAAGAAAACAATGGATATTCATTACGCTTATTTCTATTGTCGTTTGTGTCATTTTACTATTTACATTTTATCGACTTGGAAATTTTTTAGCTGCTCAAAATACAATGCGGTTACATGACAGATTATTTTTACAACACGCAATTTCTCAACCTAATGTTAATATTGATTCTCAGGTAACAGCAAATTCCTCAATGTTTGGGGGAAACATTATTACAAATCGCTCTAAAGATATAAATGGCTATCTCGTTCCTTGGAGTACATTAACGAGTTCATATTCGTGGTTTGGTGCCTCCATTGACTACAACGAACTAGTTCCTGGCTTTCATTCAAGTGGGAATAATCATTTTGAATACGATAAACAAACAAAGCAAAAAGTGGCAACCTTTTATCATCCAGACATTGATGAATATTATGACGGTGTTGAAAATCAACTCGAAGAAATTGTTCAAATGGAAAACTACGTTGCTGAAGTAGCAATCTCATTTAAAGAGCCATTAACTATCGAGCAAGTTCGTCAAAACATACCCCAAAATTTAAATATAGCTTGGCTATATATGACGTCAAGAATTGTAGATGAAGAAGTTGGACCATCAGGTTTACCAGTTTATGGTTATGCGGATTCCGATCTTACAAAAGAAGCATTTGATGGATTTATCAATGATTTAAAAGAATATGATAAAGATCAATCCATTGAAGAAATCCAACAATATATTAAAAAGAATGAAAACAAACCATTTAATGAAGTTACCATATTAGGAGTTATGTTAACAGGTCGTACAGAAAATTTTAAAGAGTTGTTAGACAAGGACTTTATTCGAGGGGCATCAGTCGGAGTAACTGCACCGACTGTTCCGTATATTCAGCCAACAAAATAATAATTAATATATCTATTTAACTAAACTAATCATTTTTTTTTTTTGCAATAGATAACTAATATAATAGTAGTTTTACTATGTGTAAATATACTCCCAAAAATCGATGCACTATTTTGGAATTCGTTCGACAGTATAAAAGAACAACCCTTTATCCCAAATACCCTTATAGAGAAATTTTCAAAATTACGATATTATTAAGTTAATATTGGAGGGAGTGTTATTTTATGGAAATGAAGATTCCAGAGGTTACTTTAAATGATGGATTAACTATACCTGTAATTGGTTTTGGTACATACCCGCTTAAAGGCAATGATGGCGTTAACGCTATCGTAAGTGCGATTCATAACGGGTATCGCCTAATTGACTCAGCTTATAACTATGAAAACGAAGGAACGGTTGGTCAAGCTGTTCGCCGTAGTACTGTACCAAGGCATGAATTATTCATAACTTCCAAACTTCCGGGTCGTTATCATGAATACGACAAAGCAGTAGCAACTATCCAAGAATCACTATACCGAGCAAACCTTGCTTATTATGATCTTTACCTAATTCACTGGCCAAACCCTAGCCAGGATAAATATGTAGAAGCTTGGCAAGCTTTGATTGATGCTAAAAAATGGGGACTGGTTCGCTCAATCGGGGTT carries:
- a CDS encoding aldo/keto reductase; this encodes MEMKIPEVTLNDGLTIPVIGFGTYPLKGNDGVNAIVSAIHNGYRLIDSAYNYENEGTVGQAVRRSTVPRHELFITSKLPGRYHEYDKAVATIQESLYRANLAYYDLYLIHWPNPSQDKYVEAWQALIDAKKWGLVRSIGVCNFLPEHLDRLEKETGVRPSINQIELHPYFNQAEQRKYHEEKNIATESWSPFTRGIKDIEIDSLQTIAANHNKTIPQIILRWHYQLGAISIPKSASPVRQLENISIFDFSLDDVEMAMISSLSKPDGRIANQDPAVYEEF
- a CDS encoding RNA polymerase sigma factor — its product is MKQKNAFTSYLIHVGEEVFLLLRSKGASKEDAEDIIQNTFYKIYSMLTDLDEKGIRPWFYRVALNEFIDLKRRRFQHNTPLSDEIQSKLTSGNADFEQLFNQDEIMYLLKNVKKEYREIFFLKYYYDLSYEEIAQLLHLQVDNVKQKLYRARKTIRTEVGGIKAWIHRFKKH
- a CDS encoding sigma factor regulator N-terminal domain-containing protein, translated to MDSPIQKALTKAKRKQWIFITLISIVVCVILLFTFYRLGNFLAAQNTMRLHDRLFLQHAISQPNVNIDSQVTANSSMFGGNIITNRSKDINGYLVPWSTLTSSYSWFGASIDYNELVPGFHSSGNNHFEYDKQTKQKVATFYHPDIDEYYDGVENQLEEIVQMENYVAEVAISFKEPLTIEQVRQNIPQNLNIAWLYMTSRIVDEEVGPSGLPVYGYADSDLTKEAFDGFINDLKEYDKDQSIEEIQQYIKKNENKPFNEVTILGVMLTGRTENFKELLDKDFIRGASVGVTAPTVPYIQPTK